GCCCAAGGCATCAAACACATTGAGCTGACCGCCCTCGACATTGGATAATTCAATATTGAGGATATCGTTCGCAAGAGTCGGACATAGCTTTGCCCAATCGCCTTGCCCCAATGTCGTGGTGGAAGAGGGTGAGTTGTTGGCGGCAAATGTGCGATGCTGTATGACAAACGGGCCAGTGCCGTTTGGTATCCGTGCGAAGCCCATGTCTGTTGTTTGTTGCGGGAAATTCAGGGTGTCCACAAAATTGCCTTGTGGGTCGAGTAGCGCGAGAAACTCGCCGGAAGCAGACAGTTTAAAGTTGGCGTGCAAAGGTCCTTGCGCTTGGTCTTCATCGGCCCAAACAATCATGTAGCCATCTGCGGGGATGATGCTTCCGGCGGGGAATGTCCATTTGGTGAGATTGGATGGATTGTCGGTCAGGTAATAGCCGCTTAGGTCGAATGCTTGGTTGCTGTTGTTGTATAGTTCAATCCAGTCTTCGTGCTGGCCCGCTTCGTCGGTTTCGGCATTTTGATTCGATGCCAACAGTTCATTGATGACAACAGGCGCCTCGGTTGCCCATCCCGCGCCTACCCTGTACAGATATACATCGTGTTCCGCGCCAGCTGGTGCAAAGGAGACGGTGCCGGCGGTGTTGGCAGATTTTGCCTCCACATAAAACCGCACATAGGTGCCGGCGCTAAAATTTGGAATCCATGCACCATATATGCCATCGCCTATGTCTCCGTCGCCATGTTGCCCGTCGTCAAACATTTCAAGTTTGGTGAAATTGCCGTGTAGCGATGGGCAGTACCAAACATGAGCGGCAGCTACCCCATTCGATGCGCTAATTTTCGCCGTCACAGTAGCAGGTTCCGCCGAAGATGGCTCCGCCCATTCGCCGCCGCTGCTTTTCATACTGACATTGTCAATGACGGGCGCTGCGACGTTCATCTCAGGGTTGTTGAGCAAGTTGTTGCGACGATTTTGCAAAAAGTTTTTCAGCGCTTGCTTTTCGGAATTGTACTGCGCGTAGCTGTACAGTTTTTTAGGGTCGGCTTGCACTTCCGCCGCGATGAGTGCGTCGTATTGGTCAACAAGCGCGTTGAATTCCATCTGATTCATCGCGTCGTTGACAAGCGTCCGAAAATGCGCCAAATAACGCTGCCGAATGGAAGGGACGGCGAGCAGACGATTGAGCAGGGGATAATTCACCTTGTTGGCGTTGTAAAATACGCTCCAGTTCACGGCATTGTTTTTCATCACGCTGTTGCCATCAAATTCGAGTGGCGTGATGCGCTTGGTTTCCGCATCCCAGTAGAGGTAATAATCCATTTTGCCTTTGTGGACATAGCTGTCATCGTCGGAAAAGGCTATTTCCGAAGCTAAGAACCAGAGTGTCCGGTCGAGGTCGAGCACAGGTCTGATGGCCTCCTCCAGTTCATTGAGGGGTGTGTTGTTTAGCACGGCACAGACGCGCACAAGGTCGTCCCAGGGGTTTTCCTGCTTCGTTTTTTTCAAGGTGTAGTATTGCTTGTACTGGGTAGTGTCAGCGCCAAGATAATTGAGCGCGGCAGTGCCATCGCCCCACCCGCCTCCAGGCCCGCCCGGTGTGCCTTCGGGTCGGTCAGCCCTCCATCGGGAGCCGTCGTTGCTGAAAAACCACTCTCTGATGTAGTCGCCGTTTATCTGCTGAATATGCGGATAAAGACCCCAATTCTGGCCGTTTATAAACAATCTGATATATGCGGCCTTGGCAGCAGGGATGTGTCGGCGAATCTGGCGCAAGTATGATACTTCCCGCATGAAAGAGGGGTCTTCATAGGCATTGTTCAGGTTCAAGGTGGTGTAGCCTTCCAGATTTTGTTCCGGGTCGGCGTAGTCCAGTGTTATATTGAATGATTTTTTGTCGGCATTCTGAATGAACATGTAGGAGGTCTGTCCTTTGAAGCGCACCCCCACGTTGGGAAAAGTGTCGGTGCCCACTACCAAAGTAGCGGGTAAATCTGTTTTGATTTGATAATTCGCCTGTAGTTGTTGCCAGTAATTGGGCTGTGAAAACCAGAGGTGGAATGTCCGAATTTGACTTTCGTCGTAAAGCCCCCACGATTCACGCCCGTTGGTGTACAGAATGTGTTCCGTTGGGGAGAAATACATGGCATCGGGCAGTGTTTGGGCAGACAACGTGGATAGCCACAAGAAGGGAACGGCAAGGGTTAGGAGCGGACACAGGATAAAATTGCGCATGGTGGAAGGTTGAAAAATGCCCCCGAAAACCTTATTTCGGGGGCATGGAAACGTAACCGTATGTTATGAATGTGTGGAAGTTGGATACACGAAAACAACACGAGGTTTTGGAACACAAGGTTGCTTGCCGCTGATTTCATTGGAAGCGATATTGCAAGCTGGCTTTCAGCAAAAGCATGTCAAACGAAGGCGCTCCCGAAGTGAAATTTTTTGAATAATCCGCCCAAAGCCCAAAGGCCCAGCTACGAGTCTCGTGTTCCAAGCCTGCGCCAAGTCGCCACGCATCGCCTAGAAATTGAGCGTCGGATTTTTGCACTTTATATCTCGGCTTTCCCATGGGCGGATGGGGCGGGGTGCTCTGTGCCTTGGGTTGAAATTTGAAAGTGATGGTTTCGGGCGATACCCGATTCCATGTGTGGGTCAATCTCACGGATGGCCTCACCCAGCCATAGGTTGGGAAGGCGTAGCGCAAGCCCAATCCGTAGTGCTGTTGGCGTTGGGTGCTTTCCACCTTGACCAATTTTTCCTTGGGCGGCTGAGGCCCGGGATTGGGGTTGGGCGATGGGTCGTTTACTGGCTTGTGCGGAGGGTGGAATTGAGGATGATATTTTTCGGTGGATATGTCGAACTTCAGCCAGTCAGCAGAGGCTGTCAGCCAAAAGTTGCCCAGTACATTGTATTCCAACGCGACACCATGCCCATTCAATGGAGAGATGCCGCTTTTGGAGGGGGCGGGCAATCCTCCGAGCACTTGGATACCCGCACGAAAACGTGAAAAATCGCGGGTTGGTTTTAGGGTTTTAGCGACCGTTTTCATTGTCGCGATGGTGTCTATTTCGGGAAAAGAAGGAAGGGGGTGTGCAAACTGGGATTTAGCCAAGCGAAAGGGCTTGTTGGCAAGAAGCATGTCTATTGGCGCAATGGTCACGCCGATGCCTTTTTCCGCTCCCATGTCAGCAGCGTCGTTTGCGACTGGTGTTTCGGGGTTGGATTCCTTCTCGATGAAAACGACAATTGCTTTTCCCTTTTCGTCGGTAGTGGGTTGGAGTTTTATTGGTTTGCCTTGGCTTTTGTGCAATATCATGGTCTTGGGTTGTTTCGAGTTGTCGGTGTCTGTCTTCGCAAAGGAGGAGGTCTCATTCCCGCGTGTATTTGTCTGGTTGTCGCTAGTCTGTTCTTGTTTGTTCGGCCTACTTTTTCTCAAGTTAGAAATCTCATTTTCAGCCGCTTGTCGCTGGACTTGAAGGGTTGCTATTTCGCGCTGTGCTTCCGCGTATTTTCTCTGGGTACTTATTGTTTTCCAGCCCAGCAACACCGCAGCCATGATTGCACAAGCCGCGGTGGTCTGCCAATATCGAAGATGTGACTTCGCACGCACGAGGTATCGCTCCGCTCCTATATCGAAGGCTTCAAGTCTCTTGGAAAGCGCCTTCCAATTTTTTTCACGACGAGGGTAGCGGCCTTCTTCGTCAAGTTTTTCAGCAAAAAAATCATCGAAGTTGCTCATGTTTTTTTCGAAAATTCAAAATCGTCCGCAAATATGGTTTTCAGGTGTTGTCGCGCCCGTGATAGGTTCGACTTGGAGGCTCCGACGCTGATGCCCAATGTGTCGGCGATTTCTTCGTGCGAGAAGCCATCCACCACAAACAAATTGAACACCGCTCGATAAGAGGGAGGCAACAAATCGAGCATGGATATTATCTGCTCACGGGTCATGTCTTCCACCACATCTGGCTCTTCAGAGGAGTCGTGCCATGGCTGCAACTCGTTTACAAGCACTTGGCTCAATCCGGAGCGCAGAAGGTCAATTGCGGTGTTGATGACGATGCGGCGCAGCCAAAAACGAAACAGTTGTGCCTCGTTGTAGAGGTGAATTTTGGTGAAAGCCTTGAAAAAAGCATCGTTCACGACTTCTTCCGCCGCTTCGACACTGCCTACATAGCGTCGAGCAATTGTCATGGCATAGTTGTAAAACATCGCGTATAGGCGATGTTGGCTTGCCCGTTTGTTTTGGCGGCAACCTTCTATTAGGTGTTCAATTCTCACTTCTTATTCACCATTCAGTGGTCTCGCCGCCATTTGCTCGAGGGGTTTGCATGACGACAAGGGTGTTATGTGGATGTAGTACGATTAGAGCCAGAGGAGGGGTTGCGCTATTATCGAAAATTTCATGCAAAAAAAGTGAACGCCCTGCGCATATCGGGCGCAGGGCGTTCAGAAAGGAGGCATATCTGCCAAGTGTGTCGTCAAAACGGTCTTTTCTCAGGTGTTTAGGCTCATTTTCAATTTCTTTTCCACCTCTTCCACCGTGTCTTTGAAAATCATGTCCGTATCCATCATGTCTTGCACCGCTTTGCAGGAATAAATGACGGTGCTGTGGTCGCGCCCGCCGAACTGCTCACCGATTGATTTTAAAGACTTGTTGGTCAGTTTCTTGGCAAGATACATGGACAATTGCCGGGCGATGACGATGTTGCGTTTGCGGGTCTCGTGATGCAATTTTTCCACTGGCACGTTGAAATGCTCCGCGACTAATTGCTGTATGAATTCGACCGTGATTTCTTTGTTGATGGTCGTCACAAAGTTGCGAATCACTTCTTTGGCTAATTCAATATCAATGTCTCTGCGAATGAGCGTGGCTTGTGCGAGCAATGAAATCATCACCCCCTCGAGCTCGCGAATATTGTTTTTGATGTTATAGCAGATAAATTCCAACACATTGGTTGGGATGTCCACTCCCTCGTCTTCCATTTTAGCTTCCAATATGGCCATCCGTGTCTCCAAGTCGGGTGCCTGCAAATCGGCGCTCAAGCCCCACTTGAACCGTGATATGAGCCTGTCCTCGATGCCTTCCAAATCCTTTGGCGCACGGTCGGAGGTTAATACGATTTGCTTGCCGTTTTGGTGCAACTGATTGAAGATGTGGAAAAAAATCTCTTGTGTCTTTTGTTTTCCCGACAAAAACTGGATATCGTCAATAATAAGCACGTCAATCATCTGGTAGAAATTGACAAAATCATTGACAGAGTTGTTCTTGATGGCCTGAATGATTTGGTTGGTGAATTTTTCAGCCGACACATAGAGTACTGCCTTGTTGTCGAAGCGACTCACAACCTCGTTGCCGATGGCTTGTGCGAGGTGGGTTTTGCCCAAACCCACTTCCCCAAAAATCACCAAGGGATTGAAGGCGGTGCCGCCCGGCTTTTTGGCAATGGCCAGCCCTGCGTTTCGGGCCAAGCGGTTGCAATCGCCTTCGATAAAATTATCGAAAATGTAGTTGGGGTTGAGCTGTGGCTCCACCTTGATGCGCTTGATGCCGGGTATGACAAAGGGGTTCTTTATCATCTCTGCATCGAAAGCGCCGGGCACTGGCTCGCTGTCTTTTTCCGACGACGGTTTGGTGCTGACTTTGGGCAGTGCCGATTTCAGCGCATCGTGTCCGTTGCCATTTTCGGGAATGTGGTAAACCAAGCGCCCACGCTCGCCCAGCTCTTGACGAATGCTCTTCTTCAATAGCTGTACATAGTGCTCTTCGAGCCATTCGAAGAAGAACTTGTTCGGGACTTGGATGGTCAAAACTTCGCGGTCCAGCAATACGGGTTTGATTGGCTCAAACCAAGTTTTGAAGCTCTGTGGGTTTACGTTTTTCTTGATGGTACGCAGACAATTGTCCCATACCATTTGGTAGTCGCTTGTCATACCTTATGGCGCATTTGGAAAGCGGGAAAAGTTCCTATCCGTTTTGTGTGTTGAGTGCTGTTCAGTCGAGCAGGGAGACAAAGATTGGCTTTTCCTCCAACTCCACGAAAGAGATTTTTACTTTTTTCGACAAAAAATTTTTGAGGTCCGAAAAAGGCCTAAAACAGGGACAAAATGAACACAAAATGAGGCGGGCGTTTGTGGTTTGGCTGGAGACAAGGCAAAGGCAAT
This genomic interval from Saprospiraceae bacterium contains the following:
- the dnaA gene encoding chromosomal replication initiator protein DnaA, encoding MTSDYQMVWDNCLRTIKKNVNPQSFKTWFEPIKPVLLDREVLTIQVPNKFFFEWLEEHYVQLLKKSIRQELGERGRLVYHIPENGNGHDALKSALPKVSTKPSSEKDSEPVPGAFDAEMIKNPFVIPGIKRIKVEPQLNPNYIFDNFIEGDCNRLARNAGLAIAKKPGGTAFNPLVIFGEVGLGKTHLAQAIGNEVVSRFDNKAVLYVSAEKFTNQIIQAIKNNSVNDFVNFYQMIDVLIIDDIQFLSGKQKTQEIFFHIFNQLHQNGKQIVLTSDRAPKDLEGIEDRLISRFKWGLSADLQAPDLETRMAILEAKMEDEGVDIPTNVLEFICYNIKNNIRELEGVMISLLAQATLIRRDIDIELAKEVIRNFVTTINKEITVEFIQQLVAEHFNVPVEKLHHETRKRNIVIARQLSMYLAKKLTNKSLKSIGEQFGGRDHSTVIYSCKAVQDMMDTDMIFKDTVEEVEKKLKMSLNT
- a CDS encoding CotH kinase family protein, whose protein sequence is MRNFILCPLLTLAVPFLWLSTLSAQTLPDAMYFSPTEHILYTNGRESWGLYDESQIRTFHLWFSQPNYWQQLQANYQIKTDLPATLVVGTDTFPNVGVRFKGQTSYMFIQNADKKSFNITLDYADPEQNLEGYTTLNLNNAYEDPSFMREVSYLRQIRRHIPAAKAAYIRLFINGQNWGLYPHIQQINGDYIREWFFSNDGSRWRADRPEGTPGGPGGGWGDGTAALNYLGADTTQYKQYYTLKKTKQENPWDDLVRVCAVLNNTPLNELEEAIRPVLDLDRTLWFLASEIAFSDDDSYVHKGKMDYYLYWDAETKRITPLEFDGNSVMKNNAVNWSVFYNANKVNYPLLNRLLAVPSIRQRYLAHFRTLVNDAMNQMEFNALVDQYDALIAAEVQADPKKLYSYAQYNSEKQALKNFLQNRRNNLLNNPEMNVAAPVIDNVSMKSSGGEWAEPSSAEPATVTAKISASNGVAAAHVWYCPSLHGNFTKLEMFDDGQHGDGDIGDGIYGAWIPNFSAGTYVRFYVEAKSANTAGTVSFAPAGAEHDVYLYRVGAGWATEAPVVINELLASNQNAETDEAGQHEDWIELYNNSNQAFDLSGYYLTDNPSNLTKWTFPAGSIIPADGYMIVWADEDQAQGPLHANFKLSASGEFLALLDPQGNFVDTLNFPQQTTDMGFARIPNGTGPFVIQHRTFAANNSPSSTTTLGQGDWAKLCPTLANDILNIELSNVEGGQLNVFDALGKKMLEQRLSSKINRVNVGAWPQGVYWAHVFAGGKTSVQKFIVIQKN
- a CDS encoding RNA polymerase sigma factor, which encodes MRIEHLIEGCRQNKRASQHRLYAMFYNYAMTIARRYVGSVEAAEEVVNDAFFKAFTKIHLYNEAQLFRFWLRRIVINTAIDLLRSGLSQVLVNELQPWHDSSEEPDVVEDMTREQIISMLDLLPPSYRAVFNLFVVDGFSHEEIADTLGISVGASKSNLSRARQHLKTIFADDFEFSKKT